The following nucleotide sequence is from Caldalkalibacillus thermarum.
GGGGACATCCAGTGTGTTGGGGTGGTCATAATACCCGGTGGCCACAATGACATAGGGGGCCGAGTAGCTTCGGCGTTCTCCGTTTTTGCGTCTGCTTTCGACCAGGAAGCTCCCATCTGTCTGGCGGGTGATATGCTCCACTTTTTCATAGCTGTTGATACGCAGCTGTTTGAGACGGGCCACTTCCCGGTAATAGGCCAAGGCTTGGCTGCGGCTGGGTTTTCTTTCATGTATAATAAAAGGCACATCGCCAATCTCTAATTTTTCCGGTGTGGAAAAAAAGGTCTGGTGGGTCGGAAAACGATAAATGGCGTCCACCACATTCCCTTTTTCGATGATAAGCGGTTTGAACCCCTTATCCTGCAAGGCGATGGCAGCAGCCAAACCGCAGGGGCCTGCTCCCACAATGATGACCTCTTCTCTCATGCGTTCTTCCCCCCATTAGAAACGGTTTATTGACTTGCCTGCACCCATGTGACCGTTGACTCCCACAAATGCGGGTGATAGCTCGAATGGTTTCATAGATTCGTCTCTATTCTACTATATTTTTAGGCACCCACAAAAGATTGGCATGATTTATCAAAACCATGGGCTGTCATTTTAGGTTATAATATGTAGGGGATTTGAGAATTAATCCTTGAAAAAAAAAGAGGATTTTTAAAATAGATGTCGAATATAATATGTGCTTAATGGAGTGACACTCTATGATTGAATTGCAAGATGTAACCAAAGTGTATCCCAATGGTGTGAAGGCGTTACATAACGTGTCGGTTAAAATTGAAAAAAGCCAGTTTGTGTATCTCGTTGGTCCCAGCGGGGCCGGCAAATCTACGTTTATTAAACTGATGTACAGGGAGGAAAAGCCCACATCCGGCAATATCTATATCAACGGCCAAAACATTACCCGGATTAAAAACCGGCATACCCCCTATTTACGCCGGTCAGTTGGGGTGGTTTTTCAAGATTATAAACTGCTGCCCCGGCTGACATCCTTTGAAAATGTGGCTTTTGCGCTGGAAGTGACGGAGCGTTCCTCCCGTGAGATCAAAAAGCGGGTCATGGAAGTTTTGGATTTGGTGAATTTGAAGCATAAAGCCCGCTCTTATCCCCACGAGCTTTCCGGGGGGGAACAACAGCGGGTGGCCATTGCCCGTGCGCTGGTGAACCAACCTAATATATTAGTTGCGGACGAGCCTACAGGCAACCTTGATCCCGATACTTCCTGGGAGATTATGCAACTTTTTGAAAGAATTAATATGAATGGAACAACCGTCATCATGGCCACGCATGACAAGGAAATCGTGAACGCCATGAAAAAACGCGTCATTGCCATTGAAGGCGGAAGAATCGTTCGGGATGAGCTAAGAGGGGATTACGGTTATGAAGCTTAGAACTTTCGGACGGCACATTCGCGAAGGTGTTAAAAACGTTGTCCGTAATGGTTGGATGACCGTAGCCTCTATCACATCTGTTTCCATTACATTGCTCGTCTTGGGTTGTATCTTGTTACTCGCTTTTAACATTAACCATTTAGCCGGTAATATCGAGAGCGAAGCAGAGGTAAGGGTCCTTTTGGAATTGGAAGCGACGGATGAGGACATCCGCAAGGTAGAACAGGCGATTACCGCCATTCCCGAAGTAGAGAGTGTCACGTTTATTTCCGGTGAAGAGGCCCTGGATGAGTTGATAGAGAATTTGGGAGAGGAAGGGCGCCATTTCGAAGAATTCAAGGGTGAAAATGTGCTCCCTCACACCTTTATCGTCCGCACTGCTGATCCTCAAGACATTCATCAGGTCGCCGCTGATATCAGAGAGATAGGTGGCGTCTACAAAGTGAATGATGGCGGGGAAACCACCAGAATGCTGTTCAGCGTCACCCAAACCATCCGCAATGTGGGTCTGGTGTTCATTATTGGGCTGGCATTTACCGCTATGTTGTTAATTGCCAACACCATAAAAATGACGATTACTGCGCGCAAACGGGAGATCGAAATTATGAAATTGGTAGGTGCAACCAACTCTTTTGTCCGCTGGCCATTCTTCATTGAAGGATTAATCCTGGGTATAGTCGGTGCGCTGATTCCGATCGGGATTTTGACCTTCGGCTATTATCAGCTGCTTGAAAATGCCTACCGGACTGTGAAGCTCCCCTTCTTTGATCTGTTACCCCTTGTGCCTCTCATGTACCAAATTGCCTTGATCCTGCTGGGAATAGGTGCTTTTATCGGCATTTGGGGCAGCCTGATCTCCGTGCGCCGTTTTTTAAAGGTATAACCTTCCTGACTTGTTCAGATCAAACTTTCTAATCACAATTTGCCTAAAGGGATGAAGGAGAGGAGGAAGAACGGGTGCGCTTCAAAGGAAGGATTTTGGCCGCAGTAGCGATGCTTGTCAGTGTCTCTCTTGCGTTCACCACGATGGCTGGGGAAACAAACTTGATCACCCCTGTTGCCTATGCGTCAACAGATGCAGAAATTAAGAGATTGAAAGAGGAGATTAAAAAGGTTGAGCAAAGTGAGCAAGATGTAGAAAAACAGAGGAAAGAGCTAAACCAGCAGTTGAAAGATTTGGAATCGCGACAGGCCAGAGAAGAACAGGCATTGAAAGAAATTGAGCAGCGCATCAGCCGGACGGAAGAACAGATCAGGCAGAAAGAAAAAGAAGTGGAACAAACAAAAGAAAAAGCCCACCAGACAGCTTTGGAGCTGAAAGAAGCTGAAGCCCGCGTGGAGGAACGCCGGGAATTACTGATTACGCGTCTGCGTTCCATCTACGAATCTGGCGGCAGTGTTTCTTATCTCGATGTGCTCATGGGCTCCAAAGACATTGGTGATTTCCTTCAGCGCCTGGACTTGCTGAGCATTATCATGGAAACGGACCAGCAGATTTTAGAGGAGTTTATTAAGGAGCAAGAGCGGATTGAACAAAAGAAACAAGAACTGGATCAGCTCCTGGTTCAGTTGGACGAGCAACTGGCCGAGCTGGAAGGATTGCGCAGCCGCTTGAGAGCGGAGAAAAAGAAACAAGAGGTCAAAATCGCCTCCCTTCAAGAAAAACAGGAACAAATTAAAGCTTATGACGAGAAAAAGCAGCAAGAACTGCTGGAATTGGCCAACCGTAAAAGCCAGTTGGTCCGCCAGAAGCACGCTGCTGAACTAAGGAAGATGGAAGAGGAGAGAAAGAGAAGGGAACGTGAAAGACAGCAGGCAGCGGCTGCGTCTATAGGGGCCTCTTCTTCCAGCAGCGGATCTGCTGGCGGGTCTGGCTCATCCAGTGGAGCCTCCAGCAGCGCATCAGCTCCATCCAGTGGAGCCTCCAGCAGCGCATCAGCTCCATCCAGTGGCGGACAGTTGGCTTGGCCCGTCCCTGGCTACCCCATTAATTCCGGATATGGCATGCGTTGGGGAAGAATGCACTATGGAGTGGATATGGCTGCACCGCGGGGCACTAACATTGTTGCCGCTGAAGACGGCATCGTGTCCACTGTGGTCAGCGGCTGCCGGGAAGGCAACAGCAGTTGCGGCGGAGGATTTGGCAACTACATCGTCATTACCCATCCGGGTGGCATTGACACCTTGTATGCCCACATTTTAGAAGGCGGCGTTCTGGTCTCCGAGGGACAACGGGTCTCACGGGGTCAGGTGATTGCTAAAGTGGGTAATACCGGAAGTTCTACCGGGCCACATTTGCACTTTGAAGTGCGCAAAAATGGTCAGCGTGTCAACCCCACCCCATATCTGCGGTAAAAATAAGCATAGTGTGTACAGGCTGCTCATACACTTAAACAGAGGCTTCACACATGGACGGTGTGTCCTGTGGAGAAGCCTCTTACTCAATCTGGCCAGAGGTGGTGGGAACAATGCAATTCAGAGGTCGTACGGTACTTATCATGGTCATCATCGCGATGGTTGCCAGCAGCATGGTTACCATGCTGCTGGCCGGAGGCAATACGGGGCGGGGGGCTCCGGCTGAACAGGTTAACCATTCTCCAGATAACCTGGATAAAATTGAAGAAGCGTTTCATCTAATTAAGGATCATTATGTTCTGGAAGTGGATGAAGATGAATTGATCGAGGGTGCCATTGAAGGGATGCTGAGCAAGCTGGGCGACCCTTATTCGGTGTACATGGACGAAGAAGCGGCACGGCAATTGCACGACAACTTAAGCTCATCCTTTGAAGGGATTGGCGCAGAGGTCACTATTAAAGATGGCCGGGTGACCATCATTGCCCCGATTAAAGACTCACCGGCAGATAAAGCAGGGCTCAGGCCCCTGGACCAAATTATCAGTGTCAATGGTGAAAATATCGAGGGCATGGATCTGTACCAGGCTGTGCTTAAAATCCGGGGCCCCAAAGGCACAGAGGCAGCATTGGAGATTGTCAGGCCAGGTGTGGCTGAGCCGTTTGTTGTCACCGTGATCCGTGATGAGATCCCCATTGAAACGGTATATACCCAGAAAATTACGTCCCAGGGCAAGACATTTGGTAAGATTCAGATTACCTCCTTTAGCAAAAACACAGCTGAGCGTTTCAAAGAAGAGCTGAACCGCCTTGAACAGGAAAACATTGACGGGCTCATCATTGATGTACGTGGAAACCCTGGGGGGTATTTGGATGCCGTTCGCCAAATTGGGCAATTAATCGTGCCTTACGAGAGCATCATTACCGAGATTATGGACCGTTCCGGAGAAAAAATCGTCTACCGCTCCACTTTGGATGAACCCAAACCCTATCCCATTACCATATTGGTAGATAAGGGCAGTGCCAGTGCCTCAGAAATTTTAGCTGCTGCTCTCAAGGAAGCAGGAAATTACAAAGTGGTTGGCGAACCTACTTTTGGAAAGGGAACCGTTCAGAATACCATCGAACTGGAAGATGAGAGCCAGATTAAACTGACCATTGCTAAATGGTTAACCCCTAACGAAAACTGGATTAATGAAGAGGGCGTGCAGCCTGACGTGGAAGTCTCCCAGCCGGATTATTTCAGAGCCGTCTACGTGTCAACAGACCCGGAATTGAAACGGGATATGAACAATGAACAAGTGCGTAATTTGCAGATCATTCTGGAGGGGCTTGGTTATCATCCAGGACGCAAAGACGGCTACTTTAATCTAGAAACCGAACAGGCTGTAAGAAGCTTTCAGGCTGATCATGATTTGCCTGTCACAGGCATTGTCGATGAAAAGACAGCTCAAGTGATCAATGAACAATTGTTGGACATGATCCAGGACCCCCGTTACGACCGGCAGTTGCAAAAAGCGGTTGAAGTGCTGCTGGAAGAGCTTGGAGGTTAAACAAAGAACAAATTAACAGACAGCATCACATCACATAACAAACAGCAGGAGAGGAGGGCGGGATGGAGATGGCCATAGAATGGGGAGCGGCTATCATTCAGGCACTTCCGGCACTTGTGCTCAATCCCTTTACGTATATCCTTGTTTTGTTAATGGCCTTGCACTTAAGGCGGCAGATTGCCATTGAGCGCAAATTATTTGGCACCAAACTACACGCCTTTGGAGGAGAGCTGTTTTATGCCTTGGGCCTCGGTGTGCTCGGAGGTTTACTGGTCTCCATCCCTCTGGTGCTCCTCGGTGTGGTGCTTACCTATCACACTTTTGTTTGCCTGTGGCTGATGGCTTTGTTGCTCATGGCCTTCAGGGTGCGTTATCTCTGCTTTGCCTATGCAGGAAGTATATTGGCTCTGCTCAGTTTAATCGCTGGGTGGCTTCCCGCTCCCGGTCCCGGGTGGCTGGCCGCAGCAGGGGACATCCTGCGCAGCATTTCACTTCCCGCCCTGTTTGCCATGGTGGCATTGCTTCACCTGGCTGAGGCACTTTTGATTTATCTCAGCCGTTTAAGGCCCGCTACCCCTGTTTTTATGCGCAGCAAAAGGGGACGCATGGTTGGCGCCTATGAGCTCCAACACCTGTGGCTGGTTCCCCTGTTTTTGGTCACCGAAAGCGGGCAGGGATCTCTGCCCCCATTGTTTGCAAGCTGGCCCCTGTTTGCCCAGCAGCCAGAGCTGCCCTTGGGGTTAGTGCTCCTCCCGGCTGTGCTGGGCTACTCAGAGCAAGCGGTAGCCTCCACGCCAGAGGAGAAGATGCGTTTTTCCGCCCGGTGGCTAACCTTGTACGGACTGATCTTGCTCGGTTTAAGCCTGGCTGCTGTATACCTGGACTGGTTCATTTGGCTGGCCCTGTTGTTCGCTTTTCTCGGCCATGAGGCGCTGATTGTGTACAGCCGTTACCAGGAAGAGAGCCGGGCACCCATTCACGTCCATCCCCACCGTGGGTTAAAAATACTGGCGGTCATTCCCCGCTCTCCGGCTGCTAAGATGGGGCTTAGAGCAGGTGATGTGATTGTCAAAGTGAACGGGATGCCTGTCCGTCAACGGCAAGCCCTATATGAAGCGTTAAGCCGCAACAAAGCGTTTTGCCGGCTGGAAGTGATCAACCCGGATGGGGAAGTGAAGTTTGCCCAATCGTCCGTTTATGAACATGACCATCACCAACTCGGCATTGTTTTGGCTCCTGATGAAGAAGTCCCCTATTACATTGAGCGTCAGGACATCAGTCTGCTACGTCTCATGGGCATGCCTTTTAAACGCAATGTTCAGCTAACCCGGACAGTTGGAGAGGAGCAGGAACATGCCTAAGCTGTTAATTGCCGACCGGGACTCAACTGAGCGGACGGGGATTAAATGGTTTGTGGCCTCCCACCAGTTGCCATTTAGCCAGGTGGATGAGGCGGCCACTGTGGAACAGCTGATTGATTATATTGAAGCCCAGTGTCCAGATGTGGTCATGCTGGAACTGGAAATGATTCCGGACGGGGCTCTGGCCCAGGTCACCCATTTGCTGAAAACGTATGTCCGGCGGGTCATTTGCCTGACCACGGAGCCTGTCTTCGAGCGCGCCTTGCAAGTGATCGAGCGCCGCTATGGTGAACCTGATTTAACCTTGGAAGCGGTAGCCCGGGAAGTGGAGCGCAGCCCCGGCTATCTCAGCACACTGTTCGTTCAGCGCAAAGGCCAAACCTTCCGTCAGCTCCTGACCGGGCTGCGCATGGAAAAAGCCAGGCGGCTCTTGGCTGAAACCGACCTGCCTGTGCGGGAGGTCAGCGAACGGGTCGGGTACGGCGATCCCAATTATTTCAGCAGGGCTTTCAAACAACACGTGGGCCTGTCCCCGCGGGTCTTCCGGCAACAACATTTTTCCTCTAAAGAGCCCCAATCTGGATCATAAAAAAGCTGAAGTCAATATAAACTGAACAGAAAAAGTGTGGTGGGAGTATGTCACTCATCTATCTCATCATTCGGAATGATTAACAGCAATAAAATGACCGTCAGCTAAACATGATAAAAAGATGATCGTGATCGGATCTGGAAATTGATACTATGACATCAATCAGACATGAAGAAAAGTAAGTTTGGAAGGGCTTACTTTTCTTTTTTTGTCTACTCATATTATAAAAATCCAGTTTTTTGTGAATCTAGTTTCTGTTTTTAGAGCCCGTTGGCCAATTCTAATCTTGTTCCGGCCTGGGCCAACTGGAAACATTTTAATGAGCTTGAGAAGAAAGGGCTGATCATGTACGGGCAAATGACGGCCGGCAGCTGGATCTATATCGGCAGCCAGGGGATTGTGCAAGGCACCTATGAAACGTTTGCCGAATGCGCCCGGCAACATTTTGGAGGGACCTTAAAGGGCACCATTACCGTGACAGCCGGTTTAGGTGGGCCCGTTTTGGCAAGATCATCAATGACATGGTCGCAAGGGGTGAGCTTAAAGCTCCGATTGTGATTGGGCGTGACCACCTCGATTCAGGCTCCGTGGCTTCCCCTAACAGGGAGACGGAAGCCATGAAGGACGGCAGTGATGCCATTGCCGATTGGCCCATCTTAAATGCCCTAATTAATGCTGTTGGCGGTGCCAGCTGGGTATCGGTCCACCATGGCGGAGGTGTGGGCATGGGGTATTCTCTGCATGCCGGTATGGTGATTGTGGCAGACGGAACCAAGGAAGCTGAACAGCGTTTAGAGCGCGTGTTGACAACTGATCCCGGTCTGGGTGTGGTCCGCCACGCTGATGCCGGCTATGAACTGGCTGTCCAAACAGCCAAGGAAAAAGGGATTAAGATGCCCATGTTGGACTAGGTGATACACCTATGGATGGTCAATTTTAGTGAAGGAGGCGGTGGGGAGATGACCCGTCAGCACATCACACAACCGAAGCCGCTCTTGATTCGCCGGGCCGGACAGCTGGTCACCTTAAAGGGAAGCTCAGAGCGGCCGCTGATTAAGGAACAGATGCGTGACTTGGGGATTGTGGAGAACGGTTCGGTCTGGATTGAGGACGGTAAAATCATCATGGCTGATACGGATGAAGCGGTGCTGAACCGTTTTGGCGCCCGTTTGTCTGAAGCAACTGTGATCGAGGCGAACGGCAGGCTGGTCACCCCTGGGTTAGTGGACCCCCATACCCATTTGGTCTTTGTCGGCAGCCGGGAAGATGAATTTGAAAGGCGGTTGAATGGGGCGACATATATGGAAATTATGGCGGCGGGGGGCGGCATCCACCGCACCACCCGGGCCACCCAGGCCGCTGGCGAAGAGGAACTGTATAGGGAAAGTTACAAGCGTCTGGACCAATTTTTAACTTACCTCCGACAGAAGTCTCCCACTTCTAAGCGAAGCGAAAGTGGGAGATGAATGTCGGTTTGATGTAGCCTCAATATGATGAGTGTGGTAAAATAAAATCAAACAAACGTTCGTATTGTGGTCGAGTGAAGGTGTCTCTATCGCTTTCCGAACGTCTATTTCGTTGTGAATGTGGTTTTGTGGCAGACAGAGACACCAACGCCGCCATTAATATCCACAAGGAAGGCCTAAAACAGTTAGGCATTGCCTAACTTCTGTATAGAACCGTGGGGCACACGGGGATCGCTCGGTCAACTTCCCATCATGAGATGGAATTACCCGAGAAGCCCCCACCTCTGAGCGTCAGCGCAGGTGGTGGGAGTATGTCACCAAGGTACGGACTGTCCCCCATTGCCGATGAAGCGGATATCAAGCTGTTTACATCCACCTCCAAAGAAGCGGCCTTTCGCAGCGGTGCCACCTCCTCACGCTTGTCCCAATTGCATGTGATTGACATTTTATTTATGTG
It contains:
- the ftsE gene encoding cell division ATP-binding protein FtsE; translation: MIELQDVTKVYPNGVKALHNVSVKIEKSQFVYLVGPSGAGKSTFIKLMYREEKPTSGNIYINGQNITRIKNRHTPYLRRSVGVVFQDYKLLPRLTSFENVAFALEVTERSSREIKKRVMEVLDLVNLKHKARSYPHELSGGEQQRVAIARALVNQPNILVADEPTGNLDPDTSWEIMQLFERINMNGTTVIMATHDKEIVNAMKKRVIAIEGGRIVRDELRGDYGYEA
- the ftsX gene encoding permease-like cell division protein FtsX; the protein is MKLRTFGRHIREGVKNVVRNGWMTVASITSVSITLLVLGCILLLAFNINHLAGNIESEAEVRVLLELEATDEDIRKVEQAITAIPEVESVTFISGEEALDELIENLGEEGRHFEEFKGENVLPHTFIVRTADPQDIHQVAADIREIGGVYKVNDGGETTRMLFSVTQTIRNVGLVFIIGLAFTAMLLIANTIKMTITARKREIEIMKLVGATNSFVRWPFFIEGLILGIVGALIPIGILTFGYYQLLENAYRTVKLPFFDLLPLVPLMYQIALILLGIGAFIGIWGSLISVRRFLKV
- a CDS encoding murein hydrolase activator EnvC family protein translates to MRFKGRILAAVAMLVSVSLAFTTMAGETNLITPVAYASTDAEIKRLKEEIKKVEQSEQDVEKQRKELNQQLKDLESRQAREEQALKEIEQRISRTEEQIRQKEKEVEQTKEKAHQTALELKEAEARVEERRELLITRLRSIYESGGSVSYLDVLMGSKDIGDFLQRLDLLSIIMETDQQILEEFIKEQERIEQKKQELDQLLVQLDEQLAELEGLRSRLRAEKKKQEVKIASLQEKQEQIKAYDEKKQQELLELANRKSQLVRQKHAAELRKMEEERKRRERERQQAAAASIGASSSSSGSAGGSGSSSGASSSASAPSSGASSSASAPSSGGQLAWPVPGYPINSGYGMRWGRMHYGVDMAAPRGTNIVAAEDGIVSTVVSGCREGNSSCGGGFGNYIVITHPGGIDTLYAHILEGGVLVSEGQRVSRGQVIAKVGNTGSSTGPHLHFEVRKNGQRVNPTPYLR
- a CDS encoding S41 family peptidase; this encodes MQFRGRTVLIMVIIAMVASSMVTMLLAGGNTGRGAPAEQVNHSPDNLDKIEEAFHLIKDHYVLEVDEDELIEGAIEGMLSKLGDPYSVYMDEEAARQLHDNLSSSFEGIGAEVTIKDGRVTIIAPIKDSPADKAGLRPLDQIISVNGENIEGMDLYQAVLKIRGPKGTEAALEIVRPGVAEPFVVTVIRDEIPIETVYTQKITSQGKTFGKIQITSFSKNTAERFKEELNRLEQENIDGLIIDVRGNPGGYLDAVRQIGQLIVPYESIITEIMDRSGEKIVYRSTLDEPKPYPITILVDKGSASASEILAAALKEAGNYKVVGEPTFGKGTVQNTIELEDESQIKLTIAKWLTPNENWINEEGVQPDVEVSQPDYFRAVYVSTDPELKRDMNNEQVRNLQIILEGLGYHPGRKDGYFNLETEQAVRSFQADHDLPVTGIVDEKTAQVINEQLLDMIQDPRYDRQLQKAVEVLLEELGG
- a CDS encoding PDZ domain-containing protein, whose product is MAIEWGAAIIQALPALVLNPFTYILVLLMALHLRRQIAIERKLFGTKLHAFGGELFYALGLGVLGGLLVSIPLVLLGVVLTYHTFVCLWLMALLLMAFRVRYLCFAYAGSILALLSLIAGWLPAPGPGWLAAAGDILRSISLPALFAMVALLHLAEALLIYLSRLRPATPVFMRSKRGRMVGAYELQHLWLVPLFLVTESGQGSLPPLFASWPLFAQQPELPLGLVLLPAVLGYSEQAVASTPEEKMRFSARWLTLYGLILLGLSLAAVYLDWFIWLALLFAFLGHEALIVYSRYQEESRAPIHVHPHRGLKILAVIPRSPAAKMGLRAGDVIVKVNGMPVRQRQALYEALSRNKAFCRLEVINPDGEVKFAQSSVYEHDHHQLGIVLAPDEEVPYYIERQDISLLRLMGMPFKRNVQLTRTVGEEQEHA
- a CDS encoding helix-turn-helix transcriptional regulator, producing the protein MPKLLIADRDSTERTGIKWFVASHQLPFSQVDEAATVEQLIDYIEAQCPDVVMLELEMIPDGALAQVTHLLKTYVRRVICLTTEPVFERALQVIERRYGEPDLTLEAVAREVERSPGYLSTLFVQRKGQTFRQLLTGLRMEKARRLLAETDLPVREVSERVGYGDPNYFSRAFKQHVGLSPRVFRQQHFSSKEPQSGS
- a CDS encoding zinc ribbon domain-containing protein; this translates as MKSNKRSYCGRVKVSLSLSERLFRCECGFVADRDTNAAINIHKEGLKQLGIA